The Methylomonas rhizoryzae genome includes the window ATAATGCCCAATCCGCCTATCCAATTCAATTCGTGGCGCCACAGGTTCAATGCCGGCGCCAATTGATCCAGTCCGCTCAATATCGTTGCGCCGGTAGTGGTAAAGCCGGATACCGTTTCGAAAAATGCGTCGGTAAACGACAAACCCGGAATGCCCCACATCAGCGGCAAGGCGGCTACCGAAGACATCAATATCCAAAAAAACGCTACCAATAAGTAGCCGTCGCGGTTCTTCAATTCACCGCGAAAGCGCATGGTCGCCAGGGATAACAAGCAACCGCTGCCGATATTCAACAACATGCCGTCCACAAAAAACGCTTCGGTACCGTCCTTGTAAATCAACGCGGCAGTAATCGGCAACAAGTACGTTAGGCCGAATACCATCAGGATCAGCCCAAGCACGAAAATTAAGTTATAAAAGCGATTCATTAGGGGGGATGGACCTGCCCTTAACAAGCGGAACGAGCTTTATTCGGTTTTTTCGGAGTTGCGGGAAGAACGCCAAAACAGAAATGCGCCGAGCACAAGCAAGCCAATGAGCAAGTGGCGCTCGTATTGTTTGATGTCGCCAAGAAAAGTATGAGCAATATCGCCGAATTCGTACCCCAGATAGCCTACGGCGATTGCCCACAACAGAGCACCTAAGCCGTTGAGTGCGAAAAATTTACCCGAATGCAAACCGCTTGCGCCGATAACGAACGGGGTTACGTTGCGTATACCGTATAAAAAACGAAAACCCAACACGATTTTAAGTGGATGCCGGTGCAGCAATTTGAATACCTTGTCGGCTTTACGGTGCCAAAGCGGGCGTTTTTCCAGAAAAGCGATACCTTTGTGGCGGCCAAGATGGAAAAACAGCTGGTCGCCGGCAAAAGTTCCCGCAAAAGCGGTACACACAACCCAGGGCAGCTGCAGATAGCCTAAGTGTGCAAAAAGACCGGCGATCACCAAGATGGTTTCGCCCTCCAGAAAAGTACCTACCAAAAGCGCCCAATAACCGTAATCGATGATCAGTTGTTGAAAATCCATATTTACAATCTATTCCTTCAATCCGATTCGTCCGGAGACCGACCGGCCTCGCTTTGCTTGGCTTCGCCTTCTTTGAGAGCTTGCCTAAAACCTTTGATTGCCCCGCCTAAATCCTCTCCCAAATTTCTTAGGCGCTTACCGCCGAAAACTACCAGTGCGATAGCTAAAACGACCAATAAATGCGGAATGCTGAAACCCATGACAACTCCTGCGCCGATAGCGCTCAAAAATACCGTTGGTTGAGCAAAAAATGCACGGCAATGCTGCCGGCAAATCCCAAAAGAATGGCCGGCATCCAACGCAAATGCCGGCTAAAGCTGTAAGCGCCTTTCATCTGCCCCAATAAACCGACGCCGGCGGCGGAACCTATTGCCAATAAGCTACCGCCGACGCCGGCCGTCAAAGTCACCAACAACCATTGGCCTTCCGAAATATCGGGATGCATGGTCAATACCGCAAACATGATGGTACCGTTATCGATGAAGGCCGACAAAATCCCGACCAGTATATTAGCGTAAGTCGGATCCATGCCCGCGTAAAGCACATCGGACATCAAAGTTAAATAACCGATGAAGCTCAAGCCGCCGACGCTAACCATAACACCGTAAAAAAACAATAGTGTGTCCCATTCCAAATCCGCCACACTTTTAAAAACGTCGAACCGCTCGGGTTTGGCCGGTTTCGGCAATTCGACGTCGAAAAACTTGTACACGTACTCGAAGCGGTTTTGTTCGGACTTCGGCTCGGTTTTCTGCAGGTAAAAACCTAGGAATTTCAGGTAAGTCAGGCCGGCCAGCATGCCGGCGACCGGCGGCAAATCCAGAAAATTCTCAAAGCACACCGCCGTAACGATGGTCAATAAAAACAGAACGACCATAGACAGAGCGCCGCGTTTCATCGGTTGGGCCACGCCGATTGCGGCCGGCTGCTGCGCCGGTATCCAAAAATGCATGATCGCGGCCGGAATCGCGAAGTTGACCACGGCGGGAATGAATAGGCTGTAAAAATCGGCAAACGGCACCACTCCGCTTTGCCAAACCAACAAGGTGGTAATGTCGCCGAACGGGCTGAACGAACCACCGGCGTTGGCCGCGACCACGATATTGATGCAGGCGATGCCTAAGAAACGCGGATTGTCTTTGCCCATGGCCATGATAACCGCACCCATCAACAAGGCGGTCGTTAAATTGTTGCACACCGACGACAGTGCAAACGACATCACCCCGGTAATCCAGAACAATTGTCGGTAACTGAAGCCCTTGCTCAACAGCCATATCCGCAAACTGTCGAATACCCCGCGGTCTTGCATGGCGTTCAAATAAGCCATGGATACCATGATGAACAAGAACAGTTCGGCATAGCCTTCCAGTACCGCTCTAAAGGCTACGCCTACTTGGGTATCGAAACCGCTGTAAACGTAATAGCCGGCTATCAGTCCCCAAATCAAACTAGCGGCCAACACCATCGGTTTGGATTTATGCAGTTCGATGACTTCTTCGATCATGGCCAGCACGTAGGCGATGGCAAATATCGCAACGGCGGCGAAGCCAATCCAATGGCCGGTTAAATCGACTCGGGATGCGGACTCTACCGAGCCCCCCGCCCAGGAAGCCACGGGAGCGGTCAAAAGTAATACAAGTGCTGAGATCAGTTGATACGGGGCCATGCCTACCCTATGCTTACGCCGTAAATAATGCGGTCAAACCGATGCGAACCCGTCCATCCTTGGCCCTCGGTTTGCGAGGCGACAGTCGAGATTGCGGTTAGTCCAAATTGGAGGAGCGGGAACCCGGACTATTTCGAGTTCCCTTCGTTAACTTTTGAATTCTATCTTAAGGGCGCAGGAACGGCCAGATACTTTAAGATGAGCAACTAAATATTTGTAAAAAGAGACTGCGCCGCTGAAAAAATATAAAATTCGCCGTCCGAATGAGGCAGGAGACAATCGGCAGATGGAATGCTACCCATAATCTATCAGCAGGCTCCCTGTGTTCTTTCCACTTAACACCAATTGATTATTGACCGAGCCGCTTCGATAAGCCCTTTGCATCCAGCCGACTCCGTGTGGCCGACGTATATAACCGGGAAATACATTTACTGCCGATTCATTAGCGTTTGCCGGCAGGGTTGCTCAAGTATACCGACAAAGTGCGACGCGCTAAGTTAGACACCACTACGACCCGGTTTTCCGCTGAACGAATCCGCCGCGGAAATAACTTCAATTGAAGTAGAACGTCTTCGCCGGGCAGCTTGACGATTAGCCTCCCTGCTACCTCCCGACTCACTACACTATAACGAGTTAATTGCCTTCCGACTAAACCAGGTTATGTTACGAATATTGATTGCTGTCTTTTTGTTATTGGCTACCGGCGTATCTTACCCGCGTGCTAACGAAGTTCCCGGATTTTTAGTACTGAATTACCACGACATATTGGAAGAGGAAGAACGCGTACCGCCGTTCGACCGCATCGCCGTCAATAAAGACCATTTAGAACAACATTTTGCCTGGCTGAAGAAAAACGATTACCGGGTAGTTAGCATTCAAGACTTGTTGGACGCCGCCAAAGGCGAGAAATCCTTACCCCCACGCGCCGTTCTGCTGACGTTCGACGACGGTTATCTGAGTTTTTACAACCGGGCCATGCCCTTGCTGAAAAAATACCGCTATCCGGCCACGCTGGCGGTGGTCGGCACTTGGCTGGAAGGGCAAGATACCGCAGGAGTCAAACCCTTGATGAGCGCGGCGCAAATCCGCGAGGTGATGGCGTCAGGCCTGGTCGAAATCGCCAGTCACAGCCACGACCTGCACCACGGCATTCCGATGAATCCGCTAGGCGACAAACACAGCGCGGTCACTTCGCGTTTGTACAATAGCGAATACGAAGAATACGAAAAAGACGAAGATTACCGAAAGCGCATATTCCAGGAAGTCGAAAAAAGCTCGGAGCGCTTGTTCCAACTGGTAGGCGTACGGCCGCGGGTCATGGTGTGGCCGTATGGCGAATACAACGCCATCGCGCTGGAAGCGGCCAAACAATACGGCATAACCTTAACCATGGGGCTTAACGACGGCAGCAATACCCTAGCCGACCTCGGCGTCATGAAGCGGCTGATGATCACCGACGACGTCAACGGCGAGCAATTCGGCCGTATCGTTACCTCCCAACGTCAGCATTTGCCGCTACGGGTCGCGCACGTGGATTTGGATTACATTTACGACGACGATAACGTGCAAACCGAGCGTAATTTGAAAGCCCTGGTGGAAAGAATCAAAGCCAGCGGCGCCAACACCGTATACTTGCAGGCGTTTTCCGACCCGGACGGCGACGGCAATGCCGACGCTTTGTACTTTAACAACCGCCATTTGCCGGTCAGGCAGGATTTGTTCAGCCACGCCGCCTTGCTACTGCGCACCAAGGCCAACGTCAAAGTCTATGCTTGGCTGCCCATCATGGCTTACAAGGCCGACGTGCCGTTGAAATGGTACGTCAAGGAATGGCGCGACGGCGGTCCGCAGTTTTCCCGCCACATCTACACCCGGCTATCGCCGTTCAATCCGGAAGCGCGGCAGTTCATCGGCGATATTTACGAAGACTTGGCCAAATATTGCGATTTTAACGGCATACTGTTTCACGACGACGGCATTTTGTCGGATTTCGAAGACGTGTCGGCGCCGGCCATGGAAGTCGCGCATACTCTGTGGGGATTGCCGGATAATTTCGATGCCTTGCACGCCACACCGGCCTCGCGCATGGCTTGGGCGCAACATAAAACCGAATGGATCGGTCAATTCACCGATTATTTGACCGACCGGGTACGTTATTACCGGCCTTACGTCAAAACCGCGCGCAATTTCTACGCCTTACCGTTACTAAAGCCCTACAGCGAAGAATGGTATGCCCAATCGTTACCGTCATTCATGAAACATTACGACTACATCGCCATCGAGGCCATGCCGTTTATGGAAGAAGCCGACAATCCCAAGCAGTGGCTGAGCGAATTGGTCAAAAAAACCGCCGAATACCCGGGCGCTATCGACAAGATGGTATTCGAGCTGCAAGCGGTGGACTGGAAAAAACAACGAGACCTGCCGATGCCGACCTTCATCGAGCAATTCGAGTTACTGAAAAAACTCGGTGCCAAGCACATCGGTTATTACCCGGACAACGTGCATCACGACCACCCCAAGCTGAGCGATTTGCAGCGTTTCTTTTCGGTCGCTAACCCGGATTGATAGTGATGAACGAATTTCTGGCGCAAGCCTGGGTGCAAAAACTGATCGACTGGTGGTTCATGAGTCGGGAGCGCTTGGAGGATATGCCTTGGCCGCTTTGGGAAGAGTGGCTGTCGCGCTTCGTATTTTATTACCCCTTGCTGATGGCCTATGTATGGATGATAGGCGGCATAATCTACTACTTACGTTGGGAAAGGCGGCCGCACAATCTGTTCAGCGACTTGCCTGAGCTGAGCGAGTTTCCGATGGTATCCATTCTGGTGCCTTGCTACAACGAGGGAGAAAACGTCAGAGAAACCATAGATTATTTGTTGCAACAGGACTACCCGAACTACGAAATCATCGCCGTCAACGACGGCAGCAAAGATAACACGTTAGCCATTTTGTGCGAATTGGCTAAACAACACGAGCGCTTGCGGGTAGTCAATCTGGCCAGCAACCAAGGCAAGGCCGTCGGCTTGCGCACCGCCGCACTGTTGGCCAACAGCGAATACTTGATCGGCATAGACGGCGATGCCTTGTTGGCGCCCAACGCCACGGCCTGGATGGTCAAACATTTTCTGGACGATCCGCACGTCGGTGCCGTCACCGGCAATCCGCGCATCCGCAACCGTTCCACCCTGCTGGGCAAAATTCAGGTCGGCGAATTTTCCGCCATCGTCGGCATGATCAAACGCGCGCAACGCGCTTACGGCCATGTATTTACCGTCTCGGGCGTGATTGCCGGTTTTCGCAAAACCGCGCTGCACGAAGTCGGCTATTGGAGCCCGGACATGGTGACCGAGGACATCGACATCAGCTGGAAAATGCAACTGGCCGGCTGGCGCATCCGTTTCGAACCCAATGCTTTGTGCTGGGTGTTGATGCCGGAGACCGTCAAAGGCTTATGGAAACAGCGCAGCCGCTGGGCGCAAGGCGGCGTTGAAGTGCTGCTGCGCTATTTTTCGCGTTTGTGGCGTTGGCGCGCGCGCGGCATGTGGCCATTATATTTGGAATGTCTGGTCAGCTTGAGTTGGGCGTTTTTAGTGGTTGGCATGTTAGCGTCTGCGCCGCTGGAATGGCTGGCGGCCAAACAACCCGCGGAAGCCCTGGAAGATTTGTCGCCGCATTGGACCAGCATGTTGCTGTGCGTCACCTGTTTGATTCAGTTTTGGGTCAGTCTGGCCATCGATTCGATATATGAAAAGCGCAGCGGCAGTAACGCGCAACATTATTATTGGATGATCTGGTATCCGATCGTGTATTGGCTGATCAACGTAGGCACCACCATCAACGGCTGCATCAAAGCCTTGCGCAAGAAAAAAGGTCAGCGCGCGGTCTGGGTTACATTGGATAGAGGTTTACGGCAAAAATGAAGCACGTCATCATCGACCAACCGCATTTGCAAAGCGCACAACAAAAACTGGGCTCGAAGCTGTTGGCACTAACGAGCTGGCTGTTGTGGCTGTATTTTTTGTTGCCGCTGTTTACTTTAGGAGGCTGGCTACTGGGCGTCAAAAGTTTATCCGACGAAATCCGCTGGTTCGGCGGCTACAAAACCTTGCTGGAACTTTTGGGCATGTATTGCGCCATCATCGTAGCGATCGGTTTGGCTTGGCTGCTGTGGTCGTTTTTTTTATCCTGGCTGCATGCCTCCATCAGGCCGCAGCCACATACCCAAGTCAGCGACGCGGATTTGTCGGCGCGCTTTCGCGTCGCGGATGCCGAACTCAAACAAGCCCGGCAGGCCGAGCTGGTTACCGTGCACTTCAACGAATACGCCGAAATCGCCCGCTTGGAATGCCAAAAAGCTGCAGCGAACCGCACCCAGGTTACTTGACTTTTCCGTTAGCCGATTCACCGGCTAGCTTATCCGAAGCGTCAAGAGCCCCCGGCCCATAATCGTTTGCCGCCGCTTCGAGTTTTGCCGTCCCGGGCTATAGGAGCAACGCGACTCGCACCTCTCCTACCCAAGGTGTACTCAGCCGGATAATCGTTCGACCGGCAACGCTGGATAGTTTCAATCGGATCAGCATGCTCAGCCTTGTTCATGCGATTTCGTCGACGAACATAACGGCATGGTTCGACCCGGGCAAAACGCTTTTTCCGCGCCGCGATTCAAGCGTTAAAATCCCAAATTTTTGCACATTTGCCGTGCAAACTAGCTAAAAGCCTTGCGAGTCATCCGTGCGCAAATCCTTACGCCTAAAATTATTTCTAACCTTTTTACTAACCACATTGTTTGTCGTGGCCGGCATGTACCTGTTTATGCGCTGGTCGTTGCAACGCGGTTTCGAAGAATTAATCGAATCCCGTCAACGCGAGCGGGTGGAAAATTTAATCGACTCGTTAAGCGAAACCTACGCCGAAACCGACAGCTGGGAAGCGTTGGGCCAAAACAAACCGCAATGGATCCATCTGCTGATGCAATCCGACCCGCGCCGCAACAGGCCGCCGCGCCCCTGGATGGCTAGAGCCTTGCTGGAACCCGGCAACCAGTGGCCGCCGCACATCGACTCCGATCACGATCGTCCGCGTCATTACATTCCTTTGGAATTACGCGCCATGTTGCTGCGAGCCGACAAAAGCTTGGTATTCGGCCGGCCGGAATTGCAGGCGCAACTAGGCCTACATCCTATCGAGTCGCACGGCCGCACCGTCGGCTATTTGGGGCTATTGCCGGGCAGACCGGACAACCACTTAAACGATATTCGTTTTATAGAGCATCAAGCACAAGCTTTCGCTTGGATTGCGCTATTGATGGTCGCTTTATCCGCCGGTCTGGCGCTGTTGCTGGCTTACGTTTTAGGCAAACCGATCAAACGTATAGCCGCGGCTGCCAAACAATTGGCGGTGGGAGCTTATTCCATCCGCTTACCGGTCGAGTCGGCCGACGAATTAGGCCAGTTAGCCCGCGACTTTAACGACATGGCCGCCGCCTTGGAACAATCCGAACTGACCAGAAGACGCTGGGTAGCCGATATTTCTCATGAATTGCGAACCCCCCTGGCCGTGCTGCAAGGCGAATTGGAAGCCTTGCAGGATGGCATTCGCCCGTTGGATGCCCAAGCGCTGGAATCGTTACTCGCCGACGTATTGCGGCTGAACCGGCTGACCGACGATTTATACCAGCTGGCATTATCCGATCAAGGTGCCTTGAGTTACCGTAAAAACGACATCGATCCCCTGCAAGTTTTGACCGGCGACCTAGCGGCTTTATTACCGGCGTTCCAGCAAAAACACATTAGCGTCGAACTGCACGATAAAACGCAACGCAATCTGCTGTTACACGCCGATCCCGACCGGCTTTCGCAACTCTTCCGTAATATATTGAATAACAGCGTCAATTACACCGATCCGGACGGCAAACTGGAAATCGGCGTTACCATCCGGGGCGAAAAACACCTGTTGATCGAATTCTCGGACAGCGCCCCCGGGGTATCCGAAGCGGATAGGCTGCATTTATTCGAACGCTTTTACCGGGTGGAAGGGTCACGCAGCAGATATTACGGCGGGGCAGGTTTGGGCTTGGCTATTTGCAGCAACATTGTAGCCGCGCATAACGGCTCTATCAGCGCTCATCCCTCTTCGTTAGGCGGTTTGGCTATCCGCATCGAACTCCCCATACAACCGCAATGAACGACACGCCCCGACTTTTAATCGTAGAAGACGAACTCAAACTGGCTCAACTAGCCGCCGATTATTTGCATAACGCAGGTTTTGACAGCCAAATTCTTACGGCCGGAGATTTGGTGTTGCCCTGGCTGCGGCAGCAGCATGCCGATTTGATCTTACTGGATCTGATGTTGCCGCGGGTAGACGGCTTAACGCTTTGCCGAGAAATTCGCAGCTTCAGCCAAGTACCCATCATCATGGTAACGGCACGGGTAGAGGAAATCGATCGCTTGCTGGGGCTGGAATTGGGGGCGGACGACTATATTTGCAAACCTTACAGCCCGCGGGAAATGGTTGCCCGGGTTAAAGCGGTGCTGCGGCGTTTGCCGCACCCGGACGCCCCAGTAGCGCCACCTTTATCGGCAACTCTGCTGCGCTTGAACGCCGATCGTTTAAGCGTGGCGGCGGCAGCCAAAGAAATCGAATTGACCGCGGTGGAATTCCAGCTGTTGCAGACCTTACAACGGCGGCCGGGACATATATTCTCCAGAGCGGTACTGATGGAGCTGATTTATCAAGATCAACGCATCGTCTCCGACCGAACCATAGACAGCCACATCAAAAAACTACGCAAAAAGCTGCAAGACCTGCTGCCGGGGCAAGAGCTGATACATTCGGTTTACGGTGCCGGCTACCGTTTCGATCCACCCGAGGCGGATTAAGCGGGCAAAATTTGCACAATCTTTCCTCAATTGCTACCAATTATTTGCGATTTTCCTCGTTAAAGTAATCACTGAAAACGGTGCTAAACCGTTGGACGTGAACTAAACCCGGAGAACCAACATGAACAAAACCATAATTGCAATCGCCTTAGCCGTTACTGTGCCGTTCGCAGTGATTGCCGCCTCTCAAACGGAGGGCGAACCCAATCAATACCACAGAGGCGATCGTATCGAACGGATGACCAAAGAACTAAACTTATCCGACCAGCAAAAAACCCAATTGAAGGACATTTTTCAGCAACATCACCAAAAGCACGAAGCGTTACGGCAGGAATTGCGCCAACAGCTACAAACCGTATTGAGTGCCGAGCAATTGGCTAAATTCGACGAAAAACGTAAAAATCGCCACGAGAAATGGCGCCACAGACCGGAAGAGCAAGACGCTCCCAAAGAGCGCGACGCGGATAACTAAGTCAATGTCCTAACGATCATGAAACGGCTGCATCGCCCCCGGCAATTCAGAGCCGGTTAGCGTTAACGGGTCATCGTCGTGACGATGGCCCGTAAACAAAATGACTTTGATAGCAACGCACATGCAAGCACCCAATCGCCCCGGCCGAATAGGCTTTCAGAACTTGCAGGTTTTACGGAATCACCATTTGCTCAGGGTACGGTTAGCGCTTGATGCGGTTCGTCCGACCGCACCCTACCGGACTCTTCGTTGAATCATGGGTAATACGTCCACATCCTGATGCGCGCTTATATCGAGGGTGCAGCGCGAGCAGCTGGATGCGGCAGGATTCAACAGCGGGCGCTTGTTGGACAGTGTCGTGGAAACGCCTGCGGCCGCCGGAATTTTGGCCGGATTCGGCGCATGGCTGGTCGATAGGATGACCGGACCGGATTGAGCGTACACGCTTTACCGCGATGAAATACCGCGCACGGTTAAATTCTCTATGCTCCGGCTGCATACGGAAACCAAATCCGATCCATTCGCCGTAGTTGAACAAGCGCAATGCCGCTCTCGGCAGTCAAGGATTAATTGTTACAATGCGCCTCTGATCAATCAAAAACTAGTGATAAATCATGCGACTGCTATTGGTAGAAGACGATGCCATTCTCGGCGACGGCTTGAAAGCCGGTTTAACCTTGGAAGGTTACGCGGTGGACTGGTTGACGGACGGCAAACAAGCCGACGAAGCGTTACGCCTGAACCATTACGACTTGGTGGTGCTGGACCTGAATCTGCCGCGCATGGACGGCCTCAGCATTCTGAAAACCCTGCGCAAACGCAAGGACAACACCCCGGTGTTGGTGTTGACCGCGCGCGACGGCGTATCCGAACGAATCGCCGGACTGGACAGCGGCGCGGACGATTTCGTCTGCAAGCCGTTCGATTTGGCCGAAGTCTGCGCCCGCTTACGGGCTCTGGCCCGCCGCAACGAAGGCCACGCGTCGCCGCTGCTGGAGCACAAAGGCGTGGTGATAGATCCGGCCGCTCACCAGGTCACCTATAACGGCGCGGCGGTGGAGTTGTCGCAAAAAGAATACGAAATTCTGAATTATCTAATGAGCCACATCGGCCACGTCACCTCGCGAGCCCGCTTGGAAGAAGCTTTATACGCCTGGGGTTCGGAGGTGGAAAGCAATGCGGTGGAAGTGCATATCCACCATTTGCGCAAGAAGTTGGAGGCCGGTTTAATCCGCACCATACGCGGCGTGGGTTACGTCATAGACCACGATTAGGGCACGGCGTTGAGATTGCGCCCGCGCTCGCTTCGCAAGCAGCTGTTGCTGTCGCTGCTGTCGTCGCTATTGCTGGTTTGGGGAGGCACTGTTTATGTCAGTTACCAGCAAACCCGCGACGAAATCACCCAATTGTTCAACGCCGACTTGGCCCAATCGGCCCGGGTAGTGCACGCCTTCGTGGAAAACTTGCTGCAACAACGGCGCCTGACCAAATTGTGGGACCAGGACAAATCGCCCGATTTGTTCTACATGCCGATCTTGGGGCATAAATACGAACGCAAGATCGCCTTTCAATTGCGCTCTGTCAAAGAAGGCGTGGTGCTGCGCTCCGAAAGCGCGCCGGAGTTTGCACTGTCACTAACCCGTAACGGCTACAGCGAAACCACCATCGACGGCCAATTGTGGCACGTGTTCAGCATCAGCACGGAAAACGGCGACTACGTGATCCACACCAGCCAGCGCGACGACATTCGCCGCGAATTGGTCAAATCGTTGGCCAACCAGCAAATCCTGGCCATGTTGTTGGCCTTACCGGTGTTGGGCCTGGTCATCTGGTGGAGCATTCGCTTAACCCTAAGACCGGTCAACCGGCTCAAGGAGCAACTGGCGGCCCGCGAGGTCAACAATCTGCAGCCCTTGCCTTTACAGGGTCTGCCCGACGAGGTGATCCCCATCGTCCAACAGTTGAACGACTTGTTCGAATTGTTGCACCGTGCTTTCGCCAATGAGCGCAATTTCACCTCCGACGCTTCGCACGAATTGAAAACCCCGCTGGCCGGGCTGATGACCCAGTTGCAAGTGGCGCAAAAAGCCCCGGACGACCGGATGCGCGCCCAAGCCTTGCAAAAATGTCAGCAAGCGGTTACCCGGATGACCCATATGGTGCAGCAATTATTGACCTTATCGCGCGTGCAGCATCAAAACCTGCAACTCGGCCGGCAGCGGGTGGACTTGAATCAAGCCATCATCAACGCCATCGCCGAATTGGAATTTTCCGCGCACGCCAAGCAGATCGAAATCGAGCTGGCGAGTCCCGGGAAGATCGAAATCGAGGCCGACGCCCAATTGCTGGGAATTTTATTGCGCAATTTATTGGACAACGCGATCAAATATACCCCGGCCGGCGGCCGAGTGTTGGCCGAACTGGTGCTGGAAAACCGACGCGTAACGCTGCACGTCCAAGACAGCGGCCCCGGCGTGGCCGACCAAGATTACGAACGCATCAGCCAGCGTTTTTACCGTTGCGTGGAAACCGCGCAAAGTGCGGAAGGCAGCGGCTTGGGCCTGTCCATCGTGCAGCGCATCATCCGCCTGCACGGCGCGGATATCGGCTTTTCCAAGGCCGAACTCGGCGGCTTGAAAGCATCTTTGAGTTTCGATGTAGCGGCAAAGACGGGCTGACCTGCATTTGCCGGTTCTGCTTTGAGCGCCGATATGGTCTAATCACGGGCCGATTTTTTGCTGTTGTGTGTACTATGCCGACTTTGATAGTTAACCGAATGCGTCGTTTTATCCCGCTGGCGCTGTTGTGTTGGATCAGTGCGTGTTCCGAACAACCCGAATTTCAAAAGAGCAACGCCGAAACCAAGCTGGAAACGGTCGAAGTGTTCGATCCCGCCGCCCTGAATCTCGGCAGCTTAATCAGCTACGATCTCTACGCCGAAGCCAACAAGCTGCATCTATTATTTGCCGCCAACAGCGCCGCCGGAGCCGCGCAGCCGGTTTACATCGGCTACAGCTATTCCGAAGACGGCGGCCATCACTGGTCGCCGGCGCAGCAGCTGGAGCAACCGAGCGTCGGGCGTTTGGAGTCGCACAACGGCAACGATCTGCAAATCGCCGCCAGCGGCGCGAATCTGCTGGCGGTATGGCAGAAAACCGGCGAGATCCCCGGCATGGGGCCGTTACAAGCGCAGTATTCCTTAGACGGCGGTAAAACCTGGGCGGCGGGCGCCAATCCGACCGGGGCGGAAACCGACCAATCGCACGCGGATTTGCTGGCCGATAAAGTCGGCCGCTTTCATTTGGTTTGGCTGGACGATAGGGACGAAAACGGTTACCAAGGCTTGCGTTACGCCCGCTCCAGCGATACCGGCCGGCGTTGGGAATATGCGCAAACCATAGACGAATCCAGTTGCTCTTGCTGTTGGAACCGATTGGCGCCGGGGCCGGCTTATCAAAT containing:
- the pgaD gene encoding poly-beta-1,6-N-acetyl-D-glucosamine biosynthesis protein PgaD, yielding MKHVIIDQPHLQSAQQKLGSKLLALTSWLLWLYFLLPLFTLGGWLLGVKSLSDEIRWFGGYKTLLELLGMYCAIIVAIGLAWLLWSFFLSWLHASIRPQPHTQVSDADLSARFRVADAELKQARQAELVTVHFNEYAEIARLECQKAAANRTQVT
- the pgaC gene encoding poly-beta-1,6-N-acetyl-D-glucosamine synthase; the encoded protein is MNEFLAQAWVQKLIDWWFMSRERLEDMPWPLWEEWLSRFVFYYPLLMAYVWMIGGIIYYLRWERRPHNLFSDLPELSEFPMVSILVPCYNEGENVRETIDYLLQQDYPNYEIIAVNDGSKDNTLAILCELAKQHERLRVVNLASNQGKAVGLRTAALLANSEYLIGIDGDALLAPNATAWMVKHFLDDPHVGAVTGNPRIRNRSTLLGKIQVGEFSAIVGMIKRAQRAYGHVFTVSGVIAGFRKTALHEVGYWSPDMVTEDIDISWKMQLAGWRIRFEPNALCWVLMPETVKGLWKQRSRWAQGGVEVLLRYFSRLWRWRARGMWPLYLECLVSLSWAFLVVGMLASAPLEWLAAKQPAEALEDLSPHWTSMLLCVTCLIQFWVSLAIDSIYEKRSGSNAQHYYWMIWYPIVYWLINVGTTINGCIKALRKKKGQRAVWVTLDRGLRQK
- a CDS encoding Sec-independent protein translocase subunit TatA, with translation MGFSIPHLLVVLAIALVVFGGKRLRNLGEDLGGAIKGFRQALKEGEAKQSEAGRSPDESD
- the nhaD gene encoding sodium:proton antiporter NhaD, giving the protein MAPYQLISALVLLLTAPVASWAGGSVESASRVDLTGHWIGFAAVAIFAIAYVLAMIEEVIELHKSKPMVLAASLIWGLIAGYYVYSGFDTQVGVAFRAVLEGYAELFLFIMVSMAYLNAMQDRGVFDSLRIWLLSKGFSYRQLFWITGVMSFALSSVCNNLTTALLMGAVIMAMGKDNPRFLGIACINIVVAANAGGSFSPFGDITTLLVWQSGVVPFADFYSLFIPAVVNFAIPAAIMHFWIPAQQPAAIGVAQPMKRGALSMVVLFLLTIVTAVCFENFLDLPPVAGMLAGLTYLKFLGFYLQKTEPKSEQNRFEYVYKFFDVELPKPAKPERFDVFKSVADLEWDTLLFFYGVMVSVGGLSFIGYLTLMSDVLYAGMDPTYANILVGILSAFIDNGTIMFAVLTMHPDISEGQWLLVTLTAGVGGSLLAIGSAAGVGLLGQMKGAYSFSRHLRWMPAILLGFAGSIAVHFLLNQRYF
- a CDS encoding DedA family protein, producing the protein MDFQQLIIDYGYWALLVGTFLEGETILVIAGLFAHLGYLQLPWVVCTAFAGTFAGDQLFFHLGRHKGIAFLEKRPLWHRKADKVFKLLHRHPLKIVLGFRFLYGIRNVTPFVIGASGLHSGKFFALNGLGALLWAIAVGYLGYEFGDIAHTFLGDIKQYERHLLIGLLVLGAFLFWRSSRNSEKTE
- the pgaB gene encoding poly-beta-1,6-N-acetyl-D-glucosamine N-deacetylase PgaB gives rise to the protein MLRILIAVFLLLATGVSYPRANEVPGFLVLNYHDILEEEERVPPFDRIAVNKDHLEQHFAWLKKNDYRVVSIQDLLDAAKGEKSLPPRAVLLTFDDGYLSFYNRAMPLLKKYRYPATLAVVGTWLEGQDTAGVKPLMSAAQIREVMASGLVEIASHSHDLHHGIPMNPLGDKHSAVTSRLYNSEYEEYEKDEDYRKRIFQEVEKSSERLFQLVGVRPRVMVWPYGEYNAIALEAAKQYGITLTMGLNDGSNTLADLGVMKRLMITDDVNGEQFGRIVTSQRQHLPLRVAHVDLDYIYDDDNVQTERNLKALVERIKASGANTVYLQAFSDPDGDGNADALYFNNRHLPVRQDLFSHAALLLRTKANVKVYAWLPIMAYKADVPLKWYVKEWRDGGPQFSRHIYTRLSPFNPEARQFIGDIYEDLAKYCDFNGILFHDDGILSDFEDVSAPAMEVAHTLWGLPDNFDALHATPASRMAWAQHKTEWIGQFTDYLTDRVRYYRPYVKTARNFYALPLLKPYSEEWYAQSLPSFMKHYDYIAIEAMPFMEEADNPKQWLSELVKKTAEYPGAIDKMVFELQAVDWKKQRDLPMPTFIEQFELLKKLGAKHIGYYPDNVHHDHPKLSDLQRFFSVANPD